The sequence GTGTAGCCATCAcattcaccggaccttccggtgcattgatctacAATTTCGCtcaaaaattgctctctgcgaGAAATAATTCAGCGAGTACACACTGCTCACTGGACCTTCCAATGAACACTGTTcaggtgtgtgtaatttttctacgtacaGAAAATAATCCGTTAATTCCAAACACCGCAAACTAGAATTAGATataaacaagaacaagcatttaTAAACACATGCTAATCAAGTTCAAAACACATCAGTTGTTGTTAATATCTCATAATATACGAAACAAGATACTTCTCCATTTGGTTTCTCGGTTAACATGCCCCCCTAGTTACGATGTTATTTAAATTGTATTGCAAAATTTAAGTTAAAAATATCTAGTTTCATAGTTCCGGGTAAAAATTGAAGATTGGCACAAAGTTAGGGGGTGATTTGGAGTTTTTGGTTAATGATAAATACCCAAAATTTCACTTTTTGTGATTTTGGAGAGTATTAATGCAAGTTAATCCGACATCGATAATGTTAACATTGCACGCATGGACTCACCACCCCTAATCCTATAACTTGTTTTAAGTCATCCACTGGTAATAGATTGTCTCTAACTACGCACTATAGTTTAGAAGTATCCTACGCGCAATCACACTGGTTTGTGTGGACATAAGTATAATATGTGTACGACCTTctgcaaacaaaaagaaaaaaaaatacattttactCGCTCAAAGTACCACACCTGTCTACTTTAGCCCTAACGTATGTTTTGGTCTAATTAACCCCCACATGTTTAATACCAGATTAATTCACACCCTCAACCAGTTTTGGTTAGTGGTTCAATGATTTTGCCACGTGCCCTGCCACATCACATATAACCTTacatcttgctcttcttcttgttcaactctctctccatctcttaaTCTCTTTGCCTCGAGCGCTGCATCGATCCGTTGCTCCTATCCTCTTCTGTGTGCCGCACCGCGCTGAGGTTGTGCTCTTAACTAATAATTGATTTATTATCTCCTtgcattgataatatattagGCCACGAAGCCTTTGATGAGCTTTACCGAAACGGGAAGGAACTTGTCTCCGCGTGCTTGGCGCTGCTGCGGGAGTTCATGACGTGGACAACTCCCAGCGTTGCACAACTAAGGCACAACTAAGTTAAAAATCTAATTAAACAGTTAGTTATTGAGCTGACCTAGGAGAGAATAAACTAAAAATTAGGAAGTAAATTGAGATACGCTTTCTAGCCTTTTGATAtactgaaaaattaaaaatttattaaaaactaATAACAAAAATCATCAACAGAAACCAAAAGCTAGAAGATAACTTTCCAATTTAAAGACCAGAAACATGAGTCCAACCAAATAAACCTGGATATCCTGAATGAGTTCCAGCTCAACGACCAAACCTTCGGTCCGCTGATACTCGCCGATGTAAGGCCATGTTTAACCGTTTCTCTTCGGGGACTAAAATCTCGTTGTGAAAGGATTTTTGTTTCCTTCATCGTTCCAACAATTTCTTGTCACGATTCCTTTCACAATAGAATTCGCAGGGTCATTCCATTCAAGATAGgattctcttctttctcttcataaTTTTTCTCGAAAGtaaactgttgaagatgaaagaatataaaggaaataaaaacagagaagaGAATCCAGAagataataaaataaaagaaatatggtggGATGGTCTAAAGCACCATTGTGACCAGTGGCGGGGTAAAGCAGGCGACGGTGTCAAGTGCGAACGACACCTGCGAATTTGGTGTGGCCAACGGCGAATCGAACTAGGAAACGTCGCATCAGGTGTGTGTAGTGGCGAATGGAGTTCAGGCGAAGTCAAATCGAGCCGTGCAGCATTGAATCAGGCGTGGACAACAGAAGCCATGGGTGTGGGGAATAGGGGAGACAGAATGAGATAACTCCACATCATCAGAAAGAGTAGTAGGAAGTACTCTTTTTATTTGACCGTGGAGGCCACTTTTTAGGCGTGTGGAGAGTGATGTGGCAGACCAAATAGCAATGCAACCTCCACATCATCAAAGCTGCCAAGATAAACCTGCATAGGGGTAGAGTGACCTGATTTAGGAACATTGGGGAGTTAAATGAACCAAAGAAAATTTTAGGAGGTTATGGGGACTCTGACCTTACATTATAGGGGTAAAATGTACTTAttctaaaaacaaaaataccCTAGTATGCAATATTGCTAAGTGGGCTCACTAGTTGGGTATCTCTATAAAAAATCTTTGTGAGATCTTATCTATATGATTCATCCTATGATTTAATAATTGagtaaaaaatagaaataataaGTAAGTACAtgttatttaaaaaatcttttataaAATCGTATAGAATTTACTTCTCTCACCATGCGCCGGCCAATAAGAGTGCGGTGCCACGAGGCTCCAAAGTCTGCCAGCGTACTGCCCCCACCTCCTGGCCCCGCCGGCCCTCGCCGGACGATATCCCATGGACGCCGCCGGCCGGCCCCGACGCTCGCCGCCCGCCGACCGCTTCCTCGGCCTCTTCTCTTCCCCGTCCCCCTCTGTGCCAGCTTCCTCCCCCTCCGCTGGCGACGAGCTCCTCGAGGGCGACCTCCTCTTTCCCGCCCCGGCCTCCTCGGACCCGCCGCCCGACGCCTCCAAGAACCCGGGCCGCGTCCTGCGCGGCCACCTCGGCCTGCTCGCCGCGCTCCACGAAGGAGACAGGAAGCTCCTTGCTCGCGGCGGAGGGGGCGGCGCAGCATCCGTGGCCGTGTCCACGGCCACGGCCGGCACCTCCGGGACGCTGCTCCGCCGCAAGGCGACCATcgccgcagcggcggcggcggcggggacgtcGTCTTCCGCGACGCCTTCGCGGTCCCCTGCGTCCGCCGCGCGCGCCATCCCGGCGGCCCCCAGGCCCAGGGACCCGGAGCTGCCGGCCGCGGCTCCGTACCACCAGTCGGCCCCCGTCCAGGTCCCCGTCCCTCCCCCCCGAAGGAGCGGGCGAGGGTGGGACGAGCTCGCCAGTGGGCTAGGCAACGAGGCCGACGGTGACGAGGAGCTCTTCCGGGGTGACGCCGCCATGCTGCCCCCGCACGAGATGGTGGCGCGCGCGTCCGCCGGCAGCGGCTACGGTTCTCCCGGAAAGCCGTCCTCGATGCTGGAGGGAGCCGGCCGCACGCTCAAGGGCCGCGACCTCCGGCGCGTGCGCGACGCCGTGCTCCGGCAGACCGGCTTCCTTGACTGAATACGGTAAAGGTGGTAACTATCTTTTTGCCTTTGAGTTCAATAAGTCAATTGTGCTGCATGATCTCCGTTTTAGTTTTGGTCAGGATCATGCCATAAATCTTGAAGTGTTTGTGCCTTGTGTTCAAGGACAGGTGAAACAAGAAATTATGGTTAaaccaaaccaaaataaaaaaggttTTTGGTCCAAACTGTTTCCAATTTTTGTGTCATTGGGGATGTGTGAGATCATCTCCTGTTGTAACTTCAATGAGCGATAAGCAGGGAGGATAGATGTTTGGGGTCAggatgctctctctctctatggtGCAGGAGAAGGGACCAAATTTTGTGAGGATGTTTGGTGATTTTGTCATTCCAAATATCCAAACTCCAAACCAATGCACTTTTTGCTGCATTGGAATTTTGCCTTCTGAAATCTTGTGATAAAACTTGAGTCTTTTGATACTCTGCTACTGTTTTTATTATGCTCTCCAGTACAACGAGATGACTGGAAACTATGTTTGTAACTTTGTATGCGGTACTATGCTATATCATGCGGTGATTTGTATGGTTCTCCTTCATAGGCTCTGTTGTATGAGAAATGCACTGTGATGTTCGATTGATTGCTCAGCAAATCATCGATGTGTGAAATGCTCACTGTTGTCATGTTCAGATGAATTCACATGTCTATCTGTTTACTATTTAGGTTGCTTAAAAAAAAGTCTCTTGGTGTTATACTTAAGTTTTATAGCCGAACTTTGAGGACATAAGTGATGATAGTGTATGGTATGTTCGTTTCATATGGCATTTAGTCTCTAAACCTTCATCTGTGTAGTGGATATTTTCAATGATAGTGGCAGTGTGATAGAACGCATTGTGTCATCAAATACCCTTGGCTGTTGGTAATACGATGCTCATGATGCTTAGTATCTAAATTTATCTACTTATCATTCCTTGCCAGTGACCTCTCATTCTATAACGAAGTGCATGTTAACATCCAATCGAACCTTCTCTTGTCTGAACATGACCATATTCAGTGTTAGCTTTTCCTGCCTGTTTTTGGTACA is a genomic window of Phragmites australis chromosome 24, lpPhrAust1.1, whole genome shotgun sequence containing:
- the LOC133907638 gene encoding protein S40-7-like; this encodes MDAAGRPRRSPPADRFLGLFSSPSPSVPASSPSAGDELLEGDLLFPAPASSDPPPDASKNPGRVLRGHLGLLAALHEGDRKLLARGGGGGAASVAVSTATAGTSGTLLRRKATIAAAAAAAGTSSSATPSRSPASAARAIPAAPRPRDPELPAAAPYHQSAPVQVPVPPPRRSGRGWDELASGLGNEADGDEELFRGDAAMLPPHEMVARASAGSGYGSPGKPSSMLEGAGRTLKGRDLRRVRDAVLRQTGFLD